In the Populus trichocarpa isolate Nisqually-1 chromosome 1, P.trichocarpa_v4.1, whole genome shotgun sequence genome, one interval contains:
- the LOC7492074 gene encoding TIP41-like protein translates to MELEVDDKDLKAAGAEILTDGHHGLRIHGWEIVSYKGSILKSSSVITWEEKLETSHLPEMVFGESSLVLKHVISGAKIHFNAFDALTGWKKEALPPVEVPAAAQWKFRSKPFQQVILDYDYTFTTPYCGSETIGLDMEKKDSGEILEATCSPCWEDCEEQIDVVALASKEPILFYDEVVLYEDELADNGVSLLTVKVRVMPSCWFLLLRFWLRVDGVLMRLRDTRMHCAFSDSANPVILRESCWREATFQALAAKGYPTDAASYSDPSIISQKLPVIMHKTQKLVVHSNL, encoded by the exons ATGGAGTTGGAAGTAGATGACAAAGACCTTAAAGCCGCCGGCGCCGAGATTTTAACCGACGGCCACCATGGACTACGCATCCACGGCTGGGAAATCGTATCCTACAAGGGCTCCATTCTCAAGTCCTCCTCTGTGATCAc ATGGGAAGAGAAGCTAGAAACTTCTCATTTACCAGAGATGGTTTTTGGAGAAAGTTCTTTGGTGCTTAAACATGTAATTAGTGGtgccaaaattcattttaatgcatttgatGCCCTGACTGGCTGGAAAAAAGAGGCTTTACCGCCGGTTGAAGTTCCTGCTGCTGCACAATGGAAATTTAGAAG CAAACCATTCCAACAGGTGATATTGGATTATGATTATACATTCACGACGCCTTATTGTGGTTCTGAAACAATTGGATTAGATATGGAGAAG AAAGACAGTGGGGAAATTTTGGAGGCTACCTGCAGCCCCTGTTGGGAAGACTGTGAAGAGCAAATTGATGTGGTTGCACTTGCATCAAAAGAACCTATTCTTTTCTATGATGAG GTAGTTTTGTATGAAGATGAACTGGCTGATAATGGGGTTTCACTTTTAACTGTAAAAGTG AGAGTCATGCCAAGTTGTTGGTTTCTTCTTTTGCGCTTCTGG CTTAGAGTTGATGGAGTGTTAATGAGATTAAGGGATACTCGTATGCATTGTGCTTTTAGTGATAGTGCAAATCCTGTCATTCTTCGAGAAAGCTGCTGGAGAGAAGCCACCTTTCAAGCTCTGGCTGCc AAAGGATATCCTACTGATGCTGCTTCATATAGTGATCCAAGCATCATCAGCCAAAAGCTTCCTGTCATCATGCATAAGACTCAAAAGCTTGTGGTCCACAGTAACTTGTAA